The Ahaetulla prasina isolate Xishuangbanna chromosome 4, ASM2864084v1, whole genome shotgun sequence genome has a window encoding:
- the LOC131197199 gene encoding zinc finger protein 232-like isoform X1, producing the protein MAATQEVPPPALGLHFLYPLEETMAPRVKIEEPGPPCPEAGWEWDAPGKTPLVVQAGTISDLLRWATPPQVRSDPIPQLWEVQCQEMVQSLRTPADVMPAPVPVPPPAPGWNNLQLPELAPADDIEAYLSSFERAAESCQWPRGEWMSRLMPALGKAQSPHNGLDARSGRNEHRKSKSSSLRGESGANVEMQRQRFRQFRYQDSEGPREACRRLRELCRRWLKPESRTKEQILELLILEQFLTILPQEIQSWVWERGPETCAQAVALVEGYQMARREAGMWEQQVTVRVKVEQVSPQEMILPGAPWDPSASLLPHPEYLSSSDPTLNQPIPGPALKMPCIPKQEPQGLQETAREDIIWMELGGSLEGVRQGSLLANGNREEHSLPGGTMEMGLLPGNSREKMLGENCGERMSQQFEVRCGDTRENPVAHPNSFGRSHPAGKPLHQCSQCGKTFSRNSHLLTHLRIHTGEKPHQCPQCGKRFGHTSQLTRHQRTHASERPFRCAQCSRSFYQSSELTRHRISHARDRPYGCSQCGKKFRWSSDLIRHQITHTGERPYKCPDCGKKFGQNSHLVRHRRTHTT; encoded by the exons ATGGCTGCCACACAGGAAGTGCCTCCTCCAGCATTGGGCCTCCATTTTTTATACCCGTTAGAAGAAACAATGGCACCCAGGGTGAAAATAGAAGAGCCTGGACCCCCATGCCCTGAAGCTGGTTGGGAATGGGATGCTCCGGGGAAGACTCCTCTTGTTGTCCAGGCAGGCACCATTAGTGATCTGTTGAGGTGGGCAACTCCTCCCCAAGTGAGGAGCGACCCAATTCCACAGCTCTGGGAGGTTCAGTGCCAGGAGATGGTGCAAAGCCTGAGGACACCTGCTGACGTCATGCCAGCCCCTGTGCCTGTCCCACCCCCAGCCCCTGGCTGGAACAATCTCCAGCTACCTGAGCTTGCACCTGCGGATGACATCGAAGCCTACCTGTCATCCTTTGAGCGGGCAGCCGAATCATGCCAGTGGCCAAGAGGAGAGTGGATGAGCCGCCTTATGCCAGCTCTTGGAAAAGCCCAATCACCCCATAATGGCTTGGATGCCAGAAGTGGCAGGAATGAGCACAGAAAGTCCAAATCTTCCAGTCTGCGAGGGGAATCGGGCGCCAATGTGGAAATGCAACGGCAGCGTTTCCGGCAGTTCCGTTACCAGGACTCCGAAGGCCCCCGGGAGGCTTGTCGGAGGCTCCGGGAACTTTGCCGACGTTGGCTGAAGCCTGAGAGCCGCACAAAGGAGCAGATTCTGGAACTGCTTATCCTGGAGCAGTTCCTGACTATCTTGCCCCAAGAGATCCAGAGCTGGGTGTGGGAACGAGGCCCTGAGACGTGCGCCCAAGCAGTGGCCTTGGTGGAAGGATACCAGATGGCACGGCGAGAGGCAGGGATGTGGGAGCAGCAG GTTACAGTGCGGGTCAAAGTTGAACAGGTAAGCCCACAGGAAATGATTTTACCTGGAGCACCATGGGATCCTTCAGCCTCACTGCTGCCCCATCCTGAGTACCTATCCTCATCTGATCCCACACTAAACCAGCCTATCCCAGGCCCAGCTCTCAAGATGCCTTGCATCCCAAAACAGGAACCACAAGGCCTTCAGGAAACAg CCCGGGAAGATATAATCTGGATGGAACTTGGTGGAAGTTTGGAAGGAGTAAGACAAG GTTCCCTACTGGCCAATGGAAACCGAGAGGAGCACTCTTTGCCTGGAGGCACGATGGAAATGGGATTGCTACCTGGGAATTCCCGGGAGAAAATGTTGGGTGAGAATTGTGGTGAACGGATGAGTCAACAATTTGAAGTGAGATGTGGAGACACAAGAGAGAATCCAGTTGCACACCCCAACTCTTTTGGACGCTCTCACCCAGCAGGAAAGCCCCTTCACCAGTGTTCACAATGTGGGAAAACATTTAGCCGTAACTCACATCTGCTCACCCACCTAAGGATCCATACTGGGGAGAAGCCTCACCAGTGCCCTCAATGTGGCAAACGTTTTGGTCATACTTCCCAGCTGACTCGTCATCAGAGGACCCATGCCTCAGAGAGACCTTTCCGATGTGCTCAGTGCAGCCGAAGTTTTTACCAGAGCTCAGAGTTGACCCGGCATCGAATATCCCATGCCAGAGACCGTCCATACGGGTGCAGCCAATGTGGGAAGAAGTTCCGTTGGAGTTCTGATCTCATCCGACACCAGATCACCCATACAGGAGAGAGACCATACAagtgtcctgactgtgggaagaaGTTTGGTCAGAATTCACACCTGGTTCGACATCGGAGAACCCACACTACTTAG
- the LOC131197199 gene encoding zinc finger and SCAN domain-containing protein 23-like isoform X2 — MAATQEVPPPALGLHFLYPLEETMAPRVKIEEPGPPCPEAGWEWDAPGKTPLVVQAGTISDLLRWATPPQVRSDPIPQLWEVQCQEMVQSLRTPADVMPAPVPVPPPAPGWNNLQLPELAPADDIEAYLSSFERAAESCQWPRGEWMSRLMPALGKAQSPHNGLDARSGRNEHRKSKSSSLRGESGANVEMQRQRFRQFRYQDSEGPREACRRLRELCRRWLKPESRTKEQILELLILEQFLTILPQEIQSWVWERGPETCAQAVALVEGYQMARREAGMWEQQVTVRVKVEQVSPQEMILPGAPWDPSASLLPHPEYLSSSDPTLNQPIPGPALKMPCIPKQEPQGLQETGSLLANGNREEHSLPGGTMEMGLLPGNSREKMLGENCGERMSQQFEVRCGDTRENPVAHPNSFGRSHPAGKPLHQCSQCGKTFSRNSHLLTHLRIHTGEKPHQCPQCGKRFGHTSQLTRHQRTHASERPFRCAQCSRSFYQSSELTRHRISHARDRPYGCSQCGKKFRWSSDLIRHQITHTGERPYKCPDCGKKFGQNSHLVRHRRTHTT, encoded by the exons ATGGCTGCCACACAGGAAGTGCCTCCTCCAGCATTGGGCCTCCATTTTTTATACCCGTTAGAAGAAACAATGGCACCCAGGGTGAAAATAGAAGAGCCTGGACCCCCATGCCCTGAAGCTGGTTGGGAATGGGATGCTCCGGGGAAGACTCCTCTTGTTGTCCAGGCAGGCACCATTAGTGATCTGTTGAGGTGGGCAACTCCTCCCCAAGTGAGGAGCGACCCAATTCCACAGCTCTGGGAGGTTCAGTGCCAGGAGATGGTGCAAAGCCTGAGGACACCTGCTGACGTCATGCCAGCCCCTGTGCCTGTCCCACCCCCAGCCCCTGGCTGGAACAATCTCCAGCTACCTGAGCTTGCACCTGCGGATGACATCGAAGCCTACCTGTCATCCTTTGAGCGGGCAGCCGAATCATGCCAGTGGCCAAGAGGAGAGTGGATGAGCCGCCTTATGCCAGCTCTTGGAAAAGCCCAATCACCCCATAATGGCTTGGATGCCAGAAGTGGCAGGAATGAGCACAGAAAGTCCAAATCTTCCAGTCTGCGAGGGGAATCGGGCGCCAATGTGGAAATGCAACGGCAGCGTTTCCGGCAGTTCCGTTACCAGGACTCCGAAGGCCCCCGGGAGGCTTGTCGGAGGCTCCGGGAACTTTGCCGACGTTGGCTGAAGCCTGAGAGCCGCACAAAGGAGCAGATTCTGGAACTGCTTATCCTGGAGCAGTTCCTGACTATCTTGCCCCAAGAGATCCAGAGCTGGGTGTGGGAACGAGGCCCTGAGACGTGCGCCCAAGCAGTGGCCTTGGTGGAAGGATACCAGATGGCACGGCGAGAGGCAGGGATGTGGGAGCAGCAG GTTACAGTGCGGGTCAAAGTTGAACAGGTAAGCCCACAGGAAATGATTTTACCTGGAGCACCATGGGATCCTTCAGCCTCACTGCTGCCCCATCCTGAGTACCTATCCTCATCTGATCCCACACTAAACCAGCCTATCCCAGGCCCAGCTCTCAAGATGCCTTGCATCCCAAAACAGGAACCACAAGGCCTTCAGGAAACAg GTTCCCTACTGGCCAATGGAAACCGAGAGGAGCACTCTTTGCCTGGAGGCACGATGGAAATGGGATTGCTACCTGGGAATTCCCGGGAGAAAATGTTGGGTGAGAATTGTGGTGAACGGATGAGTCAACAATTTGAAGTGAGATGTGGAGACACAAGAGAGAATCCAGTTGCACACCCCAACTCTTTTGGACGCTCTCACCCAGCAGGAAAGCCCCTTCACCAGTGTTCACAATGTGGGAAAACATTTAGCCGTAACTCACATCTGCTCACCCACCTAAGGATCCATACTGGGGAGAAGCCTCACCAGTGCCCTCAATGTGGCAAACGTTTTGGTCATACTTCCCAGCTGACTCGTCATCAGAGGACCCATGCCTCAGAGAGACCTTTCCGATGTGCTCAGTGCAGCCGAAGTTTTTACCAGAGCTCAGAGTTGACCCGGCATCGAATATCCCATGCCAGAGACCGTCCATACGGGTGCAGCCAATGTGGGAAGAAGTTCCGTTGGAGTTCTGATCTCATCCGACACCAGATCACCCATACAGGAGAGAGACCATACAagtgtcctgactgtgggaagaaGTTTGGTCAGAATTCACACCTGGTTCGACATCGGAGAACCCACACTACTTAG